In the genome of Misgurnus anguillicaudatus unplaced genomic scaffold, ASM2758022v2 HiC_scaffold_27, whole genome shotgun sequence, one region contains:
- the LOC141362469 gene encoding achaete-scute homolog 1b-like: MNTQLTQSECAFGNTVDLQECALSSADAKSKVLKRQRSSSPELLRCKRRLTFNGLGYSIPQQQPVAVARRNERERNRVKQVNMGFQTLRQHVPNGASNKKMSKVETLRSAVEYIRALQHLLDEHDAISAAFQCGVPSPTLSNAYSADPESPHSSYSSDDGSYEHLSSEDQELLDFTTWFDRY; this comes from the coding sequence ATGAATACGCAGTTGACGCAAAGCGAATGCGCTTTCGGAAACACAGTCGACTTGCAGGAGTGCGCGCTCTCGAGCGCAGACGCGAAGTCCAAGGTGCTGAAAAGACAGCGCTCGAGCTCGCCGGAGCTTTTGCGTTGCAAACGGAGGCTCACGTTTAACGGGTTGGGATACAGCATCCCGCAGCAGCAGCCCGTGGCGGTGGCGCGGCGCAACGAGCGCGAGAGGAACCGCGTCAAGCAGGTCAACATGGGGTTTCAGACGCTGCGTCAGCACGTCCCGAACGGCGCGTCCAATAAGAAAATGAGCAAAGTGGAAACGCTGAGGTCCGCGGTGGAGTACATACGCGCGTTACAGCATCTCCTCGACGAGCACGACGCGATCTCGGCCGCATTTCAGTGCGGCGTTCCGTCGCCGACGCTCTCCAACGCATATTCCGCGGACCCGGAGTCACCTCATTCCTCTTACTCCTCAGATGATGGGAGTTACGAGCACCTAAGCTCTGAAGACCAAGAGCTGCTGGACTTCACCACATGGTTTGATCGGTACTGA